The following proteins are co-located in the Desulfurococcus amylolyticus Z-533 genome:
- a CDS encoding elongator complex protein 3, with protein sequence MVSHPHPLKPELMSAMLNIQVRKPSRMLSGITVVAVMTHPLPCPGECVYCPGGLGYNAPKSYFGNEPAVRRARRNQFHPFKQVYERLRQYEALGHNPSKLEVIIMGGTFLALPESYKKWFIANIYEACNTYPYGSPPLRVDLESAILRNETSRYRVVGLTIETRPDYGRERHADEMLHYGATKVELGVQSIYDDVLEIVRRGHSVKDTIESTRILRDAGFKICYHIMLGLPGSNPDRDLEMVKELFTNPDFRPDMLKIYPTEVIEGTTLYTWWKEGKYKPYSDEDVIELVSEMYRYIPKYVRVMRIRRDIPADEVAAGTRYANLREMIEKSAIEKGIEIQEIRFREAGLQMYKYGKTPDPSRTNITRLTYEAGGGIEEFLAVEDTASNILIGFLRMRVPSEKAHRWEIDRDTAIIRELHIYGPETPVGEKGVWFQHVGWGRKLVEKAEDIALNKYGVKKILVISGVGAREYYRRLGYFHPPESPYMFKYLK encoded by the coding sequence ATGGTTTCACACCCTCATCCATTAAAGCCGGAGTTGATGTCTGCAATGCTGAATATACAGGTTAGAAAGCCATCTAGAATGCTGAGCGGTATAACAGTTGTAGCTGTTATGACGCATCCCCTACCCTGCCCAGGCGAATGCGTTTATTGCCCAGGTGGACTGGGATATAATGCCCCGAAAAGCTATTTTGGGAATGAACCAGCAGTGAGAAGGGCTAGGAGAAACCAGTTCCACCCGTTTAAACAGGTATACGAGAGGTTGAGGCAGTACGAGGCACTCGGCCATAATCCAAGTAAGTTAGAGGTAATAATCATGGGGGGCACCTTCCTAGCCCTCCCGGAATCCTATAAGAAATGGTTTATCGCAAACATATATGAAGCATGTAATACCTATCCCTATGGAAGCCCACCTTTAAGAGTCGACCTAGAGTCAGCTATCCTAAGAAACGAGACCAGCAGGTATAGAGTTGTAGGATTAACAATAGAGACAAGGCCTGATTATGGAAGAGAAAGACATGCAGATGAAATGCTGCACTATGGGGCTACAAAGGTCGAGCTAGGTGTTCAATCAATATATGATGATGTATTAGAAATAGTGAGGAGAGGGCATAGTGTAAAGGATACAATAGAGTCAACACGAATACTTAGAGATGCCGGCTTCAAAATATGCTACCACATAATGCTCGGTCTACCAGGTAGCAATCCTGACCGGGATCTAGAAATGGTTAAAGAACTATTCACCAATCCCGATTTTAGACCGGATATGCTGAAGATCTACCCCACCGAGGTAATAGAGGGAACAACCCTCTACACTTGGTGGAAAGAGGGAAAATATAAACCATACAGCGATGAAGACGTTATAGAATTAGTCAGCGAAATGTACCGTTACATACCTAAGTACGTTAGAGTAATGAGAATACGCAGGGATATCCCAGCAGATGAAGTGGCTGCTGGAACAAGATACGCTAATCTAAGAGAGATGATCGAAAAGAGTGCTATTGAGAAAGGCATAGAAATACAGGAGATAAGGTTTAGAGAGGCCGGGCTCCAAATGTATAAATACGGTAAAACCCCTGATCCCAGTAGAACCAATATAACCAGGCTGACATATGAGGCCGGTGGGGGTATCGAGGAATTCCTAGCCGTGGAGGACACGGCTTCAAATATATTAATAGGCTTCCTAAGAATGCGCGTGCCAAGCGAGAAAGCCCATAGATGGGAGATAGACAGAGATACTGCTATTATAAGAGAACTACATATCTATGGCCCTGAAACACCTGTAGGAGAGAAAGGTGTATGGTTCCAACACGTAGGGTGGGGTAGGAAATTAGTTGAGAAAGCCGAGGATATCGCCCTGAATAAATATGGGGTTAAGAAAATACTCGTGATAAGCGGTGTCGGCGCCAGGGAGTACTATAGGAGACTAGGGTATTTCCACCCACCGGAAAGCCCATACATGTTCAAATATCTTAAGTAA
- a CDS encoding DUF763 domain-containing protein, producing the protein MSSGFAELPLHDGHVPLFLLERMKKLGGLIARYIVEYYGPRELLTRLSDPLWFQAFNNVIGMDWDSSGSTTIVLYVLKNMFPPSMFRDNEIAVLGGKGRDSHNVVEEAWLVGDVVDYNTVVDTSRMAAKIDGVALQDGYSLYIHGLVIDSRGGILVIQQGLNEELGIARRYHIFTSSHPLTTNRDPHSGVASVKMEPSLNLVDADSLNARRAIVEIVASTPVNSLLQNIGEVNRLLRGEHSILSWSSSGSITRKTGNRNLIKECPRYYRPVSNIRLMEKIAEEIKERGLREFDELLRIQGVGAEIIRALALVADLIYGYRPSLRDPTTSIMDPFIYAYAHGGKDGVPYPIKVEHIDKTIDFFIKLLSDLKTGNKEREYMLKKLASFAGKIKLRYLDASGD; encoded by the coding sequence ATGTCAAGCGGCTTTGCTGAGCTACCCCTGCATGATGGACATGTGCCATTGTTTCTGCTTGAGAGAATGAAGAAGCTCGGTGGATTAATAGCTAGATATATTGTTGAATACTATGGCCCGAGGGAATTATTAACCCGTCTCTCAGACCCATTATGGTTCCAGGCATTCAACAATGTCATCGGTATGGATTGGGATAGCAGTGGATCAACCACAATTGTTTTATATGTGTTGAAAAACATGTTCCCACCAAGTATGTTTAGAGATAACGAGATAGCTGTCTTGGGCGGTAAGGGACGTGATTCACACAATGTGGTCGAAGAAGCATGGTTAGTGGGAGATGTAGTTGACTACAATACCGTTGTTGACACCAGTAGAATGGCTGCCAAAATAGATGGGGTGGCCCTTCAAGATGGCTACAGCCTCTATATTCATGGCTTGGTCATCGATTCCAGGGGAGGAATACTCGTTATACAGCAGGGCTTAAATGAGGAGTTAGGGATAGCTAGACGCTACCATATCTTCACCAGTAGCCACCCGTTAACGACCAACAGAGACCCGCATTCCGGTGTAGCGTCAGTGAAGATGGAGCCCTCACTCAACCTCGTTGATGCAGACAGCCTAAATGCACGGAGAGCGATTGTTGAGATAGTTGCATCAACCCCGGTTAATTCTCTGCTTCAAAATATTGGGGAAGTTAACCGTCTCCTCCGGGGCGAACACTCTATTCTTTCATGGAGTAGTAGTGGATCTATTACTAGGAAAACAGGAAACCGGAATTTAATCAAGGAGTGTCCCAGATACTATCGCCCAGTATCTAATATTAGGTTAATGGAGAAAATAGCTGAGGAGATAAAGGAGAGGGGTTTAAGGGAGTTTGACGAATTACTACGTATACAGGGTGTTGGTGCTGAGATCATAAGGGCTCTAGCACTGGTGGCTGACCTTATATATGGCTACAGGCCATCGCTTAGGGATCCCACAACGAGTATCATGGATCCATTTATATATGCATATGCCCATGGAGGTAAAGACGGTGTACCATACCCTATTAAGGTAGAGCATATTGATAAAACAATAGATTTCTTCATCAAACTGCTGAGCGATTTAAAAACGGGGAATAAGGAGAGGGAATATATGCTGAAGAAATTGGCATCGTTTGCAGGCAAGATAAAACTACGGTATCTAGATGCCTCAGGAGATTAG
- a CDS encoding iron-containing alcohol dehydrogenase, giving the protein MRYYSQTYRFRYNDACLFFGSGVLREKLGENVKNHRKALLITSKNAAKVSGALDTVVEALKRENIEYFIYDGVKANPYTSMADEAGRIAAENRVDLVIAIGGGSVIDTAKFASIIATTGFKAVEILTNPSLSSNVTRLPLIAVNLTHGTGSEIDRYAVLTIDGTIEKRGVAVRYPDVSFDDPLYSRTLSKDQTIYTSLDAFYHSYEAATSAFSNLLSITLSKEAIEIIAETLPKILGDLDNIEYRTKLLYASMIAGIAIDQSMTHLNHALEHAFSGLHPELPHGAGLAILGPMVVYYTHKAVPEVSAQLLKPLDPGIKPVSEDAEKAYKAVRDFQSSVGLDKRLSDYGIDRRDVEKAIEFAVRMINTRYTSIPFKPSSDVLRDIIEKSL; this is encoded by the coding sequence ATGAGATATTATAGTCAAACATATAGATTCAGATATAATGATGCATGCTTATTCTTTGGTAGCGGTGTTCTCCGTGAGAAACTCGGAGAAAACGTGAAAAACCATAGAAAGGCATTACTCATCACCAGTAAAAATGCAGCAAAGGTTTCAGGAGCACTCGACACAGTGGTTGAAGCCTTGAAGAGAGAGAACATAGAATATTTCATTTATGATGGGGTCAAAGCGAATCCTTATACAAGTATGGCTGACGAAGCTGGTAGAATAGCTGCCGAGAACAGGGTTGACTTGGTAATAGCTATAGGTGGGGGCAGCGTAATAGATACTGCTAAATTCGCCTCGATAATTGCCACTACAGGCTTTAAGGCTGTAGAAATCCTGACAAATCCATCCCTGTCATCGAATGTCACGCGCTTACCACTGATAGCCGTGAACCTCACCCATGGAACAGGCAGCGAGATAGATAGATACGCCGTATTAACAATCGATGGAACCATTGAGAAAAGAGGGGTAGCCGTGAGATACCCGGATGTAAGTTTCGACGACCCGCTTTACAGCAGGACCCTCAGTAAGGATCAAACAATATATACAAGCCTGGATGCATTCTATCATTCATATGAGGCAGCTACATCAGCATTCTCCAACTTACTATCAATAACTCTCTCCAAGGAGGCTATAGAGATAATCGCGGAAACCCTGCCTAAAATACTTGGAGACCTAGATAACATAGAGTACAGGACCAAACTACTATATGCATCGATGATAGCCGGCATAGCTATCGATCAATCAATGACTCATTTAAACCATGCTCTTGAACACGCTTTCAGTGGATTACACCCGGAGCTACCCCATGGGGCAGGTCTCGCCATACTGGGACCCATGGTCGTATACTACACGCATAAAGCTGTCCCTGAGGTCTCAGCTCAACTATTAAAACCATTGGATCCGGGAATTAAACCGGTGAGTGAGGATGCCGAGAAGGCATATAAAGCCGTCAGAGACTTCCAGTCATCAGTAGGCCTCGATAAGAGGTTAAGTGATTATGGAATAGATAGGAGGGATGTTGAGAAAGCAATAGAGTTCGCCGTGAGAATGATCAACACGCGGTATACGTCTATACCATTTAAACCCAGTAGCGATGTCTTAAGAGATATAATTGAGAAATCCCTCTAA
- a CDS encoding glycosyltransferase family 2 protein yields MNQELAGSITELVVGVALAYSLLLSIGLTGYIGYKPHRASFKANNYELVIVSKANEKVQRSLIESIKYHVSRFGHVTLVVDEGAPLLNTLRYFKGVKLIVVPSNYRRDLMGKGRALNYFVEHFVSPDKWYVFIDDDNLILDDSFLYEIPYYEANGFVAGNGILLPRPGKSKMAYAMDWIRYIDDLTLYRFFTGLLGKPLIGLHGELLIVKGAVLKEIGFNNRSLTEDFRFAIELVKRKYKTWQSNTRISIKSPNSIRDLMIQRGRWFKGLISDIKYSPTPMKLIVGFRSFAWVLNSIISIMFFPVLIYLGLVWYILPGSLYYFASYTYGVIRSKEPYLFFLIPLFGFIEASSRIYGLIEVSDFIVIDKN; encoded by the coding sequence TTGAACCAGGAATTAGCAGGCAGTATCACCGAGCTGGTTGTAGGGGTGGCACTTGCCTACTCACTGCTACTTTCCATAGGTTTAACAGGGTATATAGGTTATAAACCCCACAGAGCCAGCTTTAAGGCGAATAACTATGAACTAGTTATTGTTTCAAAAGCTAATGAAAAAGTACAGAGGAGCCTTATAGAGTCTATAAAATACCATGTGTCAAGGTTCGGGCATGTAACCCTTGTTGTTGACGAGGGGGCTCCACTACTTAATACCCTGCGTTATTTCAAAGGGGTGAAACTCATAGTCGTCCCATCAAACTATAGAAGGGATTTAATGGGGAAGGGAAGGGCCTTAAACTACTTCGTAGAACACTTTGTCTCCCCAGATAAATGGTATGTATTCATAGATGATGACAACCTTATTTTAGATGATTCATTCCTCTATGAGATACCTTATTACGAGGCAAATGGTTTTGTAGCAGGTAATGGAATCCTGCTTCCCAGGCCGGGTAAAAGTAAGATGGCTTATGCAATGGATTGGATCAGGTATATTGATGATCTAACCCTTTACAGATTCTTCACAGGCTTACTGGGAAAGCCCTTGATAGGGTTGCATGGTGAGCTCTTAATAGTTAAAGGCGCTGTTTTAAAGGAGATAGGCTTCAATAATAGATCCCTAACCGAGGATTTCAGGTTTGCGATAGAATTGGTCAAGAGAAAATATAAGACATGGCAGTCTAATACCAGGATCTCGATAAAGAGTCCAAATAGTATAAGGGATCTAATGATTCAACGTGGACGATGGTTCAAGGGCTTGATAAGCGATATAAAGTACTCGCCGACACCAATGAAGCTCATAGTTGGCTTTAGATCCTTTGCATGGGTTCTTAACTCAATTATCTCAATAATGTTCTTCCCGGTTCTAATATATCTAGGCCTAGTATGGTATATACTACCTGGAAGCCTCTATTATTTCGCATCATATACCTATGGAGTAATTAGAAGCAAAGAGCCATATCTATTTTTCCTCATACCATTATTCGGCTTCATAGAGGCTTCATCAAGGATTTATGGATTAATCGAGGTAAGTGATTTCATAGTAATAGATAAAAACTAG